GCTCGCGGCGGCCTATACGCTCACCGGCGAGACCCGCTATGCCGAGAGGGTCGGCATGCAGCTGCAATCCTGGTGGGACGCCAATCCGGTTCTCTCCGGCATCCACTGGACCATGGGCATCGAGGTCGGCATGCGGCTGATCGCCTGGGTCTGGATCCGCCGGCTGCTGCAGAGCTGGAGCGAGGCGCCGGCCCTGTTCGAGCGCAACCCGATCTTCCTGCGCCAGCTCTATAGCCATCAGCTCTATCTGGCCCGCTTCCGCAGCCATGGCTCCTCGGCCAACAACCATCTCCTGGCCGAGACGGTGGGGCTGTTCGCGGCCTCCTGCGCGTTTCGCGGTTTCGCCCAGACCGACCGCTGGCGCGCGAAGGCGCTGGCGCGGCTCCGCCGGGAGATTCCCCGCCAGACCTTCGCCGACGGCAGCAACCGCGAGCTCGCGACCGACTACCACCTCTTCGTGCTCGAATTGACCGTAACCGCCATGCTGGAAGGCTATGCGGCCGGCTTCCCGCTCGGCCGCGATGTCTGGGTCGCCGCCCAGTCCATGACGGATGCGCTGGCAGGCTGGGTCGACCGCGAGGGCAGGCCGCCCCGCCAGGGCGACAGCGACGATTGCACGGCACTGCTGCTGGATGCGCCGGAGCAGCCCCGCGCGGATTCCCTGCTCGCCAGCGGCGCCGCCCTCTTCACCGCCGCGCCCTGGTGGCCGACGCCACGCCGCGCCGGCCTGCGGGCGGCCTTTTGGGCGGCCCTGGCGCCCGATGCCCTGCCGCTCTCGCCACGCCCGACAACGCGGCCGGCCCTGTTTCCCCAGTCCGGGATCGCCATCCTGCGCGGCGAGACCCGCTTGGGCGACGAGATCTGGTGCCGCTGCGATCACGGCCCTCACGGGCTGGAGCCGCTCGCGGCCCATGCCCACGCCGACGCGCTTTCGATCGAGCTGCGGGTCGGCGGCGTCGAGATCCTGGCCGATCCCGGCACCGGCTGCTACCAGTCGGAGCCTGCCTGGCGGAACTATTTCCGCTCGACGCTCGCGCACAACGCGCTCGAGCTCGACGGTCAGGACCAGTCGGTCGCCGGCGGCATGTTCTTCTGGCAGAAGCCTGCCCGGTCGCGGCTGATCGCGGCGACCGGCCTTGATTCCGGCCCGGTCGCCGAATTGCGCGCGACCCATGACGGCTATCGCCGCCTGCCCTCGCGCGCATCCCATGAGCGCAGCGTCACCCTCGACCGCGCCGAACCCGGCCTCGCGGTCACCGACCGGCTGGATCTGGCTCGGCGCGGCCGTTGCCGTCTCGCCTTTCATTTCGGCCCCGCCGTCGAGATCAGCCTCGAAGGAACCGTCGCGCGGCTCCGATGGCCGGCCGGCGCCATCGCGCGCTCAGCCTCGATGTCGCTGCCCGAGGGCCTCGCCTGGTCCCTGGCGCGCGGCTCGGTCGAGCCGCCGCTCGGCTGGTACTCGGCCGGTTTCGGCCGCCGCGAGCCGGCCTGGACGCTGCTGGGCGAGGGGAACGTCGAGGGCCATGTCGAATTCGAGACCCGGATCGCGTTCGACCGCGATCCCACGGCCGGAACCGCCGCCATCGCCAGCGCGATGACGGGGCGCCTGGCGTCTTCCTCCAGTCACAGGTGAACAGCGTGAAGATCAGCATTTTCGGACTCGGTTATGTTGGCGCGGTCTCGGTGGGTTGCCTGGCCGCGCGCGGCCATCAGATCGTCGGCGTCGATGTCAATCCGACCAAGACGGCCTTCATCGCGCGCGGCGAATCCCCGGTGATCGAGGCCAAGATCGGCGATCTGATCGCCAAGGCCGTGCGCGAGGGCCGGCTCACCGGCACGACCGACGGGCCCGCCGCGGTCGCCGTCACCGACCTCGCCTTCGTCTGCGTCGGCACCCCCAGCCAGCAGAACGGCAATCTCGACCTGACCTATGTCCGCGCGGTGTGCGAGGAGATCGGCAGCGCCCTCAAGGCGCGCAAGGATTTCTTCGTGGTGGTGATGCGCAGCACCGTGCTGCCGGGCACGACCCGCGACGTGGTGATTCCGCTGCTGGAGCGCGCCTCGGGCAAGAAGGCCGGCGTCGATTTCGGCGTCTGCTTCAATCCGGAGTTCCTGCGCGAAGGCACGGCGGTCGACGACTTCTTCAATCCGCCCAAGACCGTCATCGGCGCCACCGACGAGCGCAGTCGCAAGACCCTCGCCGGTCTCTATGACGGCATCGACGCGCCGATGATCCATACCGACATCGAGATCGCCGAGATGGTGAAATATGCCGACAACGCCTGGCATGCGCTCAAGGTCGGCTTCGGCAACGAGATGGGCGCCATCGCCAAGGCGCTCGGCATCGATGGCCACAAGGTCATGGACATCTTCTGCCAGGATACCAAGCTCAACATCTCGCCCAAATATCTGAAGCCAGGCTTCTCCTTCGGCGGGTCCTGCCTGCCGAAGGACCTGCGTGCGCTCAACTACCGCGCCCGCCGGCTCGATCTCGAACTGCCGATCCTGACCTCCGTCATCCCCAGCAACGAGCGCCATACCAGCAGCGGCTTGCGCATGATCGCCGAGCAGGGCCATCGGCGCATCGGGGTGCTGGGCCTGAGCTTCAAGGCTGGCACCGACGATCTGCGCGAGAGTCCGATGGTGAACGTGGTCGAGAACCTGATCGGCAAGGGCTACGACGTGCGCATCTTCGATCGCAACGTCAAGCTGGCCGGGCTGATGGGCTCGAACAAGAGCTATCTGCTCAACCACATCCCGCATATCTACAACCTGGTGGTGGACAGCATCGACGCCGTCATGGATCACGCCGAGACCGTGGTCATCGGCAACAACGATCCCAGCCACGACGAGGTCTTCGAGAAGGTCAAGAACGGACAAGTGATCGTCGATTTCGCCCGCATCGGCAATCGCACGTCGGATGGCGGGCAATATCACGGCATCTGCTGGTGAGATGATGGCCCGATCCGAATCCTCGCGTCGCGTCCTCATCGTCGTCCAGAACCTGCCGGTTCCCTTCGACCGGAGGGTCTGGCTCGAAGCCACCAGCCTGACCAAGGCGGGCTACGGCGTCAGCGTGATCTGCCCCAAGGCCAAGGGCTTCAACCGCAGCTTCGAGCGGCTCGAGGGCGTCGATATCTATCGCTACGGCCTGCCGATCGACGCCAAGGGCGCCTTGGGATTCGTGGCCGAGTTCCTCTGGTGCTTCATCCGGACCTGGATGAAGAGCCTGCGGGTCGCGTTCCGGGGCCGCGGCTTCGACGTCATCCATGCCTGCAACCCGCCCGAGACCTATTGGGCGCTGGCCTGGTTCTGGCGTCCCTTCGGCAAACGCTTCCTGTTCGATCATCACGATCTCTCGCCCGAGATGTATGCGGCGAAGTTCGATCGCAGCGACGGCGCCATGTATCGGGGCCTGCTGTTCCTCGAGCGGATGACCTTCCGCACCGCCGACCAGATCATCACCACCAACGAAAGCCACAAGCGCATCGCGGTCGAGCGCGGCGGGATGCGGCCGGACCAGGTCCATATCGTGCGGTCGGGCCCCGATCTGGCGCGCTTCAAGCGCTATCCGGCCGATCCCTCCTGGCGCAACGGCAAGCGCCATCTCGTGGTCTATCTGGGCGAGATCTGCAAGCAGGACGGGGTCGACTACATGCTGCGCGCGCTCAAGGAGCTGCGCGAGCGCGGCCGCGACGACATCCAGGCGGTCTTCGTCGGCGGCGGCCCGCATCAGCCGGAGATCAAGGCCTATGCGCAGACGCTGGGCCTCGCCGACATGACGACCTTCACCGGCCGGGTCAGCGACGAGGATCTCTGCCGCATCCTGTCCTCGGCCGATATCGGCGTCGATCCCGACCCGAAGAACGACTGGTCGGACAAGAGCACCATGAACAAGATCATGGAGTACATGTATTTCGGCCTGCCGATCGTCGCCTTCGACCTGCGCGAGACCCGCTTCTCGGCGCAGGAGGCGGCCCTCTATGCGCCCGCCAATGCCGAGACGGCGATGGCGTCGCTGATCGCGCAGCTGCTCGACGACGAGCCGCGTCGCAAGCTGATGGCCGATTTCGGCCAGCGCCGCCTGCGCGAGAGCCTCGCCTGGGAACATTCGGTGCCGGTCCTGCTGGGCGCCTATGACGTGCTCTTCGCGCCTGCCGGATCGACCGAGGCTGCGGGCGCGGCGCGTCTCGACCAGCGACCGTCCGAGAGAGGCTGATGAGCGGCCGGGGGTCAATCGTGATGGGCGGCCGTTCGGGCTTGATCGGACGTCGGCGCCTGATTGCGGCCGGCGCCGCCGCGACGGCGCTGGGCGTGCTGCGGCCCTTGCGCGGGCTGCAGGCTGCGCCGCCGGCGAGCTTCTCGGGCCGCAATCTGGAATCGCTGCCGCCGTTGCGCGAGCTGGTGCAGAACAGAGGGGTCAAATTCGGCTCGCACAACCAGTTCCGTTTCACCAACAAGGATCCCGATTTTGCGGCCGCCTATGCGCGCGAATGCGGGGTGCTGCATAACGGCTGGGATTTCATGTGGCGTGCCTGCCACAAGACCCCCGACAGCTACACCTTCTCCGATGCCGACTGGATGATGGACTATGCGGCCAAGAACAACATGAAGGCCGGCGGCCACTGCCTGGTCTGGTATCAGGACATCCCAGACTGGCTGCGCAACTTGTCGACCGTCGACGGCGCCAAGCGCGCGATGGTCGATCACATCAACGCCGTGGTCGGACGTTATCGCGGCAAGATCTATCACTGGGTCGTGGTCAACGAGATCTTCGCGCCCGTGCCGAATGCGATCTACCGTTCATCCTATTGGCTGGACGTGCTGGGGCCGGGCTATATCGATCTGGCGTTCCGCACCGCGGCGGCCGCCGACCCCGACGCGATCCTGATCCTGAACGACACCCACCTGACCGCCGACAGCTCTTTCAACGACGCGCAGCGCAAGAAGGTGCTGGATCAGTTGCGGGCCTTCAAGGCAGCGGGAACCCCGATCCATGCCCTGGGCATCCAGGCGCATATCAAGACGACCGAGGGGCTCGATTCCGAGAAGATCCGCGCCTTCGTCCAGGCGGTCGGCCAGCTCGGGCTCAAGGTGATGTTCACCGAGCTCGACGTGCTCGACAACATGCTGCCCTACGATTTCGCGCAGCGCGACGAGCAGGTGGCCCAGCTCTACTACAAGACGATCGGCCCGGCGCTGACCGAGAAGGCCGTCGACGCGGTCTTCACCTGGGGCCTGGTCGACAAGCAGAGCTGGTACAACGCGCCCAACGCCGGTGCCAATTTCCGCCGCAACGACGGACAGCCTAACCGTCCCCTGCCGCTGGACGATCAGCTCAAGCGCAAGCCCTGCTGGGCGGCGCTCGCGGAGGCCTTCAAACCGGGGGCGATCGGGTGAGACATGTCGACCTCGCCATCGCCCGAGTCTCCCCCCGCTTTGCCGCCCTTGCTGCGGCATGGGCTCAATCCCGATCCCGAAGCGCGGCCGCTGGCGCGGCAGACCTACGAGCGGATGCGCCTCTATGCGGCCCGCGCGCTGCGTTCGCTGCGCCGGCCGCTCGCCTACAACTGCCTCTATATGCATGTGCCCAAATGCGCCGGGACCTCGGTCACGGACGCCATGCGCAGCCTCTGCCCCCTGCAGAAGCGGATCGGGATGATCCTGGCGCGCCCCTCGCGCCGGGCGACCGCGCTGCAATCGGGGCGGCCGGAATGGAACATCCACGAGGACGGACCCGAATCGCAGGTGATCTTCGCCTATCGCGAACATCTCATGCTCTATTACATGGCCGACGACGCGCCCCTGGTCTGCGGCCATTTCCTCTTCAGCGAGCTGGCGCATACCGCCTTCGGCGACCGTTATCGCTTCGTGTCGGTGCTGCGCAATCCCCTCGACCGGCTGGTGTCGAACTATGCCGACGCACGGCTCGGGAACTACATCGACATGCCGTTTGCGGCCTATCTCGATTCCGAGGTGGGCTGGCGTCATGCCACCGTGATGCTGCGCTATTTCAGCGGGCGGGCGATCATCCCGCCCGCGGGCATAGGCGAGGCGATGACGGCCGCGCGCACCAATCTGGAGAAATTCGCCCTGGTCGGCTTCACCGACAGGCTGCCCGACTTCGCGGCCGGCTTCGCCGGCGTCTTCGGCGCGCCGCTACGGTTGCATCATATGCGCTCCGGCCGTTTCCAGAAGCCGGAGATCGACCGCAGTGCGCGCGCCCGGATGGAGCAGCTCTGCGCGGGAGACCTGGAGTTCTATGAGCATGCACGTCGCCGCTTCATCGCCTGACCGGCCGGGTCCCGCCGCCATCGCCGCGCCCGCCGAGCCGGCCGACCCCGCGCTGAGCAAGGTCGCGACCTTCAAGTCGTTCGTGCGCTGGTCGGCGGTCGTGTTCCTGCTGCGCGTCGGCGGCACGGCCCTGACCTACGTCACCTATATCCTGCTGGCCCGCTGGATGGGGGCGGCCGAGCTGGGTAATTATGTCTTCGCCTTCTCGGCCTGCATGGTGGTGTCGTCGTTGACGACGCTGGGCTATCCCGCCTCGGCGGTCCGCTTCGTCCGCCAGGCGGCGGCGCGCGACCAGCGCGACGAGGTGGCGGGCTTCCTCAAGCGCGGCAACCAGCTTTCCTTCATCGCCAGCATCGTCGCCATGCTGGGTGGCCTGGCCTTCCTCTGGTGGCGGCAGGGAACCGGCGGCATGGACGGCGCGCTGGCGCTCGCCTTCGTCGGCGTGCCCCTCTTCGCGATCCTCCAGCTCCATAGCAGCTACGCCCAGTCGATCTCGAATTTCACCGCGGCCTTCCTGCCCTCGAACTTCCTGCGTCAGCTCTTCCTTCTGCTGATCGTGGTGGCCTGGCAATTGCTCTGGGGCGGCCTCTCGGCTAGCCTGGTGATGCTCTTCACCGTCGCGATGCTGCCCTTCCTGCTGCTGGGCCAGCATGTCTATATCGACCGCGGCCTGAAACCGCTGCGCAAAGGCGCGTCCCCGACCTACCGCACCTGGTTCTGGACCCGAACCAGCCTCGAGCTGCAGCTCCTGGTGCTGTTCACGACCTATTTCCAGGAAATGAGCCTCACCATCGCCGGCTTCTTCCTGCCATCGGAGGATATGGCGGTCTATAGCGCCTGCTTCCGCACCGCCAACCTGATCAGCTTCGGGCTCTATGCCATCAACGCGATCCTGTCCCCGCAGGCCTCGCATCTGATCGCCAACAAGAACGCAGCCGGACTGCAGTCGTTGGTGGCGCGCGCCACCCAGCTGCGCTTCTGGCCGTCGCTGGCGGCGGTGGCGGTGCTGGTCGTGGCGGGGCAGCAGATCCTGCATGTCTTCGGACCCGACTTCGCGCGCGGCCAGCTGACGCTGGTCATCCTGGGCGTGAGCCAGCTCGTGATTGCGGCCGCGGGGCCGGTGACGCAGATCCTGACTCTCTCGGGCCACCAGACCCAGAGCCTGCTGGCCTTCGCGATCTCGCTGGTCGCGACCCTGGCCCTGAACGCGCTGCTGCTGCCGCTCTTCGGGATGCTTGGCGGAGCAGTGGCGTCGCTGCTGGTCACGCTGATCTGGAATCTCTGGCTGCACCGGATCGTGGTCCGCCATGTGGGGATCACGCCCTCGGTCTTGAGCCTGCGCCATTGCTTTTCAGGCGGCGGCAAGACCGCCATGCCCGGCTCGGCGCCCTGATGGCGCGCGATTCCGTCCGGTCGTCAGCTATGCTTGTCGGCGGCGCGTGCCCAGAGCAGCTTGCCGGCGCCGGCATTCATCTTGATCCAGGCGCGCGAAGCGTCGCCGCGGCGGGCCAGGCGTCCGAGGACGGCCAGGAGACTCCAGAGCCCCAGCTGGACGGCACCCCGGGCCATCAGATTGGCTGTCACCAGCAATGGCCGCGCGCTGTTCTTCTTGCGCAGCCGCACATAGCTCTGGTTCTGCCGGAAGGTCCGGCGCGCCATGTAGTCGAGCCGGCTGCGCGCCGCCGGCACGAACTCGCTCACGGGTGCGCTGGCGCACCAGACGAAGCGGCGGCCGGCACGGGACAGCCCCATGAAGAAGTCGGTGTCTTCTCCACCGGTGACGCCGAAGCCGGGATCGAAGGGCTCGCCCGAGCCGATGCAGGTCGCGCGCCGCAGCATGCAATTGCCCGTGCCGCCGCCGCGCGAGGCCCCGGTCGCGTGCAAGGGGGCCGGCGTGCCGTCCGGCAGTCCCATATCGCGCTTGAAGAGAAGCGCCTCCGGATCCCATGCCGGCGGCTGGCCGGCCTCGAACTGCGGCAGCACCGGGGCGAAAGCGACGTCGGCACCGGTGCGCTCGATCGTCGCCAGCAGCCCGGCGATCCAGCGCGGGCTGGCCTCCTCGTCATCGTCGAGGAAGGCGATGAAGGGCGCGTCGCTGGCGGCGATGCCGGCATTGCGCGCGCGCGCGATATTGGAGCGCCGCTCGCCGACATAGGTGATCGGAACCGGGCTGGACGTGGCCAGCGCCTGAACCTGCGCGGCTGCATTGCCGTCGGCGCTGTTGTCGACGACGTGGATGGCGATCGTGTTCGCGGGCAGGCCTTCCTGCGCCACGCAGGAGCGAACCGCCTTCGCCATCAGGGCAGGCCGGTTGAAGGTGCAGATCACGATGCTGACTTGGCTCATGAAAGCGTTCCGGCCTCAGGCTGTTTCCCGACGGACCCACACGGAGGCGAGGTTGGGTGCCAGCCAATAGGAGCGCGTGCTGAGCAGAGTGGCAATGACCGTCTGATAGCGCCAGAGCAGCGGATTGGGGCGCTGCCGCAATCGATGGGCCGGATCGGGTCCATAGGGCAGGTAGTGCGGATAGAAGCGCTTGAGCTCGTCGAGGGTGCGGAAGGTGGCGATCCGGCTGTCGGGCTCGAACTTCCGCGTCAGGGGCTGCAGATCCCAGGGCGCCAGGAAGCGGTTGCCATTCTCCTGCGACAGGCGTCCGAACGGCCGCGCATAGAGGCGGCGCAGCGGGCGCGGCAGCCAATGGGCGAAGGGCAGCCCCGTGTCATGCGCCACCACCGGGAACAATCGGTTCGGCGTTGTCAGAACGACCAGGCCCGTCGTAATGCGCGCAATCTCGGACAGGCAGTTGCGGACATTGGGCCGGCCGACATGCTCGAGCGTCTCGATCGAGGCGAAGATATCGACGCTGTCGTTCTCCAGGCCCGTATCCTGCAGCGTCCGATTGACGAAGCGGCAGCGATTGGCGACGCCCAGGATGTGGCAGATCTCTTCCGCGTTCTCCAGGCGCTGGGCATCCGGATCGATCAGGATCGCATCGCGCCCGCCGCGCAGGAGGAACGCGATCGAGAGCCAGCCATAGCCCGCCGCGCCGTCCGCCAACGTCACCTCGCTCAGGTCGTAGCGCTGCGCCATCGGCGTCACATAGCGGCGCGTCATGAAATCGATCGTGCCGTCGATATCGAGATTGCGGTAGGTGCCGTCGGCCAGATGCGGCAGGGCCCGGATCTGCCGGGCGTGCGGTGGACTGATCAGGCGCATGGCTCGGCCTCGTTCAAAGGCGTCGCCCGCCGGTCCGTTCGGCTAAATCGTCTCCGATATATGCGCTCCGTAATGCAAGCCACGCCGTGCCTGAATGCCATGAGGAGGTCACACGCCGCCGACCTTGTGTCGTGCAGTATGCGGCTCAATCGTGGCGGTCCCGCCCCGGGTCAAGCAAGTGGCAACATCGTGTCCCAACCTCGGCGTCGGCATGGCCGGCGGATTCTCCCGAGGCCGAGACAAATTAGCGAGGAGGCCCCGACGCCATGAGCTATCGAATCGCCGTTCTGCATCAAGGTTTCGTGCCGACCTATCGCGCGCGATTCTTCGAGCAGTTGAATGCGCGCGGCGGCGCGGAATATGTCGTCTTTCACGGCAATCCGCCGACCGGCAGCGGCTGGCAGGCGGCGCCCGAGCCGCTCCAGTTCCCCAATGTGCGCGTGGACAATCGTGAAATCCCGCTCGGGCGCTGGCGTGCGATCTATCAACCCGTCGTGCAGCGGATCCTGACCGATCGGTTCGATGCCGTGGTGATGGGCCACGAGCTTAAATTCCTCTCCAACCTGCTGCTGGCCTTGCGTGCGCGTCAGCGTCGCTTGCCTGTGATCTTTTGGGGATTTGGCTATCACGCCAAGGTCGGCATGGGCTTCACGGCAAAGTCCTCGGGCCTCGCCTTCGGCATGGTTTCGCAGGTGAAGGATCTGCTGGCACGCCAGGCCGACGGCTATCTGGCCTATACCGAGGGCGGGGCCGAGAATCTCCGGCGTATCGGCATGCCCGACGACAGGGTCTGGGTGGTGCGCAACACCATCGACGTCGAAGCGCAGACACGGCTTCACGCGAAATATCTGCAGACCGACCGGGCCGAATTGCGTCAGCAACTCGGACTGAAACCGGATTCGGTGGTGCTGCTCTATATCGGACGGCTGTTGCCGGCCAAGCAGGTCGATCTCCTGATCCAGGCCGTCCGCCGCATCAATTCCATGCAGCTCAGCCGCCAGCCGGTCGAGGTGCTCATCATCGGCGACGGTCCTGCGGCCGAGAGCCTGCAGGGCCGCGCCGTCAACCTGCCCTCGGTCCGCTTCCTGGGCGCGCTCTACGACCAGGACCAGGTGGCGCGCTATATGCGCGTCGCGGCGGCGATGGTGATTCCGGGTTTCGTCGGCCTCGCGGTCAATCACGCCTTCGCGCAAGGTGTTCCCGTGATCACCCGCGACCATGCGCTGCACAGCCCGGAGATCGAGTATCTGCGCAACGGCGAGAATGGACTGATCGTGCCCGGCGACATGGAGGATTTCGCCCATGTGCTGGCGCGCTTCGTCGATTCGCCCGAGATCCAGCAGCGCCTGGCGGCGGGCGCGCTCAGATCCCGCGAGGAGCTGCATCTCGATCACATGGTCGAGCGCTTCGATCAGGCCGTGCTCGCGACGGTGCGCCGCGCGCAGGGCGCGGATTTGCGCAGCGCCGCCTGAAATTGCCGTCTCAAAATCACTTCGGAGGCCCAATCCATGTGCGGAATCTTCGGTGCGGTCACTTCGCCCTCGGTCGCGGTCCATGTGGAAGCGGGCTTGGCGGCCTTGCGTCATCGCGGTCCCGACAGCGAAGGCGTCGCCCGCGAGGATCTGCGTGGCAAGCAGGTGGTGTTGGGTCATACCCGGCTCGCGATCCTCGACCTCAGCCCCGCCGGCCATCAGCCGATGGCCAGCCGCGACGGGCGCTGGTTGCTCTCCTATAATGGTGAGGCCTATAACCATCAGGCGCTGCGCCGGGATCTGGCCGGGAATTTCCGCGGCCATTCGGACACGGAGACCCTGGTCGAGTTCCTCGCGGCCCGAGGCCTCGAGGCGACCTTGACGCGTCTGGACGGCATGTTCGCCTTCGCGGCGCTCGATCGCGCCAAGGGCAAGCTGCATCTGGTCCGCGACGCCTTCGGCATCAAGCCGGTCTATTACACGATGCTGCCCCAAGGCGGGATCGCCTTCGCCTCGGAGGCGAGGGCGCTGATGGTGCTGACAGGCACGGCGCCCGAGGCCGATGAAGATGCGCTGCAATGCTTCCTGACGCTGCGCTTCGTGCCCTCGCCGCGCACGCTCTGGCGCGGGATCCAGCGTCTGCCCGCCGGCCACCGCCTCAGCTTCGATCTGGCGACGGGCGAGACCGAGCTCGCGCGCTATATCGAGCCGGTGGCGGAGCGCTATGCGGGCAATCGCGCCGATGCGGTCGAGCGCTATCACGAGGTGCTGGGCGAGGCCGTGGACCGCCAGCTCCTGTCGGACGTGCCGGTCGGGATTCTGCTGTCGGGCGGGATCGATTCGGCGCTGGTTGCGGCCCTGGCCAAGGAGAAGGGGCGCGTGCTGCCTTGCTACACGGTGGGCTTCGGCGCCGGGCATAAGGAATGCGAGATCGAGGATGCGCGCGGGACCGCGGCGGCGCTGGATCTGCCCTTCGTCGCCGTCAATGTCGCGCCGGAGGATCTGATGGCGACGCTCGACCAGGTGATCGACAGCCTGGAGGAGCCGATCGTCTCCACCTCGGCGCTGGCGATCTGGCATCTGATTGGCCGCATGCGCCAGGACGTGACCGTGGCCTTGAGCGGCCAGGGCAGCGACGAACCCTGGGGCGGCTATACCCGCTATCAGAACGAGGTGCTGCGCCGCCTGCTGCCGGCGCCCGCGATGGCCGGCTGGGTCGGGCGCGCGATGGGCGGCTACGGCAAACTGCCGGAAGCGGTGCAGCGCGCATTGCGCAGCCTGCCGATCGAATCGCCGGCCGAACGCTTCCGCGAGGCCTATGCGCTCTTCACCGCGGGCCAGCGCCAGGCTCTCACGGGTCGCGCCGACGACGGCAAGGCGCTGGGTGATATCGGCTATTGGCTCGACTGGAGCCGGGGCACCGGCCGCGAGCCGGTCGAGACCATGATGAGCGTCGATGCGCGGACCTGCCTGCCGGACGATTGGCTGCTCTATACCGACAAGATCTCCATGGCCTACGCGCTGGAGGTCCGGGTGCCGATCCTCGATCTCGAGGTGGTGCGCTTCGTCGAATCCCTGCCGCGTGCTTTCCGGCTGGCGCCGGGCCGGCGCAAGATCGTCCATAAGATGATGGCGCGCCGCTTTCTGCCGGCCGAAATCGTCAATCGCAAGAAGAAGGGTTTCCCGATCCCCTTCGGCGCCTGGTCGCGCGACGCTTTGCGCTCTCGCGTCGAATCCACCCTGCTCGAGATCCTGCCGCGGACGGGGTTGTTCGATCGGGCCGCCATCGAAGCGCTCTGGCGCCAGCATCTGTCCCAGTCGCAGCCGCTCGACCGGCAGATCTACGCGCTCTTCATCCTGGGCTGCTGGTTCGAGCGCTTCCAGGCGGGCCGGCATCGCGGA
The nucleotide sequence above comes from Hypericibacter terrae. Encoded proteins:
- a CDS encoding heparinase II/III family protein, with product MNLAWYAARLRRMSALEIVLRASDAARKASWRSRRKAGSRLSLFPRILGPVIFATPLSRLPAIAADDPSTLALVAAADRIMDGHWDVFGRARSDMAPVPDWFGDGSSDFSASRNEYGFDVDWRQGAPDRDVKRIWELSRHHHLTLLAAAYTLTGETRYAERVGMQLQSWWDANPVLSGIHWTMGIEVGMRLIAWVWIRRLLQSWSEAPALFERNPIFLRQLYSHQLYLARFRSHGSSANNHLLAETVGLFAASCAFRGFAQTDRWRAKALARLRREIPRQTFADGSNRELATDYHLFVLELTVTAMLEGYAAGFPLGRDVWVAAQSMTDALAGWVDREGRPPRQGDSDDCTALLLDAPEQPRADSLLASGAALFTAAPWWPTPRRAGLRAAFWAALAPDALPLSPRPTTRPALFPQSGIAILRGETRLGDEIWCRCDHGPHGLEPLAAHAHADALSIELRVGGVEILADPGTGCYQSEPAWRNYFRSTLAHNALELDGQDQSVAGGMFFWQKPARSRLIAATGLDSGPVAELRATHDGYRRLPSRASHERSVTLDRAEPGLAVTDRLDLARRGRCRLAFHFGPAVEISLEGTVARLRWPAGAIARSASMSLPEGLAWSLARGSVEPPLGWYSAGFGRREPAWTLLGEGNVEGHVEFETRIAFDRDPTAGTAAIASAMTGRLASSSSHR
- a CDS encoding nucleotide sugar dehydrogenase, translated to MKISIFGLGYVGAVSVGCLAARGHQIVGVDVNPTKTAFIARGESPVIEAKIGDLIAKAVREGRLTGTTDGPAAVAVTDLAFVCVGTPSQQNGNLDLTYVRAVCEEIGSALKARKDFFVVVMRSTVLPGTTRDVVIPLLERASGKKAGVDFGVCFNPEFLREGTAVDDFFNPPKTVIGATDERSRKTLAGLYDGIDAPMIHTDIEIAEMVKYADNAWHALKVGFGNEMGAIAKALGIDGHKVMDIFCQDTKLNISPKYLKPGFSFGGSCLPKDLRALNYRARRLDLELPILTSVIPSNERHTSSGLRMIAEQGHRRIGVLGLSFKAGTDDLRESPMVNVVENLIGKGYDVRIFDRNVKLAGLMGSNKSYLLNHIPHIYNLVVDSIDAVMDHAETVVIGNNDPSHDEVFEKVKNGQVIVDFARIGNRTSDGGQYHGICW
- a CDS encoding glycosyltransferase family 4 protein; amino-acid sequence: MMARSESSRRVLIVVQNLPVPFDRRVWLEATSLTKAGYGVSVICPKAKGFNRSFERLEGVDIYRYGLPIDAKGALGFVAEFLWCFIRTWMKSLRVAFRGRGFDVIHACNPPETYWALAWFWRPFGKRFLFDHHDLSPEMYAAKFDRSDGAMYRGLLFLERMTFRTADQIITTNESHKRIAVERGGMRPDQVHIVRSGPDLARFKRYPADPSWRNGKRHLVVYLGEICKQDGVDYMLRALKELRERGRDDIQAVFVGGGPHQPEIKAYAQTLGLADMTTFTGRVSDEDLCRILSSADIGVDPDPKNDWSDKSTMNKIMEYMYFGLPIVAFDLRETRFSAQEAALYAPANAETAMASLIAQLLDDEPRRKLMADFGQRRLRESLAWEHSVPVLLGAYDVLFAPAGSTEAAGAARLDQRPSERG
- a CDS encoding endo-1,4-beta-xylanase: MSGRGSIVMGGRSGLIGRRRLIAAGAAATALGVLRPLRGLQAAPPASFSGRNLESLPPLRELVQNRGVKFGSHNQFRFTNKDPDFAAAYARECGVLHNGWDFMWRACHKTPDSYTFSDADWMMDYAAKNNMKAGGHCLVWYQDIPDWLRNLSTVDGAKRAMVDHINAVVGRYRGKIYHWVVVNEIFAPVPNAIYRSSYWLDVLGPGYIDLAFRTAAAADPDAILILNDTHLTADSSFNDAQRKKVLDQLRAFKAAGTPIHALGIQAHIKTTEGLDSEKIRAFVQAVGQLGLKVMFTELDVLDNMLPYDFAQRDEQVAQLYYKTIGPALTEKAVDAVFTWGLVDKQSWYNAPNAGANFRRNDGQPNRPLPLDDQLKRKPCWAALAEAFKPGAIG
- a CDS encoding sulfotransferase family 2 domain-containing protein translates to MSTSPSPESPPALPPLLRHGLNPDPEARPLARQTYERMRLYAARALRSLRRPLAYNCLYMHVPKCAGTSVTDAMRSLCPLQKRIGMILARPSRRATALQSGRPEWNIHEDGPESQVIFAYREHLMLYYMADDAPLVCGHFLFSELAHTAFGDRYRFVSVLRNPLDRLVSNYADARLGNYIDMPFAAYLDSEVGWRHATVMLRYFSGRAIIPPAGIGEAMTAARTNLEKFALVGFTDRLPDFAAGFAGVFGAPLRLHHMRSGRFQKPEIDRSARARMEQLCAGDLEFYEHARRRFIA
- a CDS encoding lipopolysaccharide biosynthesis protein, with product MSMHVAASSPDRPGPAAIAAPAEPADPALSKVATFKSFVRWSAVVFLLRVGGTALTYVTYILLARWMGAAELGNYVFAFSACMVVSSLTTLGYPASAVRFVRQAAARDQRDEVAGFLKRGNQLSFIASIVAMLGGLAFLWWRQGTGGMDGALALAFVGVPLFAILQLHSSYAQSISNFTAAFLPSNFLRQLFLLLIVVAWQLLWGGLSASLVMLFTVAMLPFLLLGQHVYIDRGLKPLRKGASPTYRTWFWTRTSLELQLLVLFTTYFQEMSLTIAGFFLPSEDMAVYSACFRTANLISFGLYAINAILSPQASHLIANKNAAGLQSLVARATQLRFWPSLAAVAVLVVAGQQILHVFGPDFARGQLTLVILGVSQLVIAAAGPVTQILTLSGHQTQSLLAFAISLVATLALNALLLPLFGMLGGAVASLLVTLIWNLWLHRIVVRHVGITPSVLSLRHCFSGGGKTAMPGSAP